A genomic segment from Microbulbifer elongatus encodes:
- a CDS encoding mechanosensitive ion channel family protein: protein MQSTSVLNSAVSDTGAASSASPEMSTEEIERLIQTLENPNQRDQFIQNLKGLKALQKTESERAGENPLAIADALLPEQTASRLVDKYGELLDTLGISANSAAKLIVTGSALALIALFVWGNRRLARSFDRRFGRVRRALGLHHHRFSSYFRLQILAGYAIAGLLALYTLSLVFNRTFGVVVDDESLVKAAEVVFSILLVILVFSSIWELINGAIEHFTGKNQGAVTARVRTLIPLVRNALLFFLTVLSLLVVLSEIGIDVMPLLAGAGVLGIAIGFGAQTLVKDFLTGFTILIEDLLQVDDVVTVGGRTGVVEKITLRKVEMRALDGTVHTVPFSEISIVDNLTKDYSYYMLEVGVAYRENTDEVVSCLLEIDRDLRESEEFGRYILEPLEVLGVDRFDDSAVVIKARTRTRAHEKWYVGREFNRRIKLAFDARNIEIPFPHQTLYFGENKDGEATTSNIRLLSGADDTQGRAGSQDRSSTQPVAAKHGDTQASSDRGRTASAGVATDAGEDPSD, encoded by the coding sequence GTGCAGAGCACATCTGTATTGAACTCAGCGGTCAGTGACACCGGCGCTGCGTCAAGCGCCAGCCCGGAGATGTCGACAGAAGAAATCGAGCGCCTGATCCAGACGCTGGAGAACCCGAACCAACGCGATCAGTTTATTCAGAACCTGAAGGGTCTGAAGGCCCTGCAGAAGACCGAAAGTGAGCGGGCTGGAGAAAACCCTTTGGCCATTGCCGACGCACTTTTACCCGAGCAGACCGCCAGTCGCCTTGTGGATAAGTATGGTGAACTGCTGGACACCCTGGGTATCAGTGCCAACAGCGCCGCCAAGCTGATCGTGACCGGCAGCGCGCTGGCATTGATTGCGCTGTTTGTGTGGGGCAATCGCCGGCTTGCACGCAGCTTCGACCGCAGGTTTGGTCGGGTACGGCGGGCCCTCGGATTACACCACCACCGTTTTTCAAGTTACTTCCGCCTGCAGATACTGGCGGGATACGCCATTGCCGGGCTGCTGGCCCTGTACACCCTGTCGCTGGTGTTTAACCGGACTTTTGGGGTAGTGGTGGACGATGAAAGCCTGGTGAAAGCGGCCGAGGTGGTGTTCTCCATTCTGCTGGTAATACTGGTCTTCAGTAGTATCTGGGAACTGATCAACGGCGCCATCGAGCATTTTACCGGTAAAAATCAGGGGGCGGTCACGGCCCGGGTGCGCACCTTGATTCCGCTGGTACGCAATGCGCTGCTGTTCTTTCTTACGGTGCTGTCGCTGTTGGTTGTGCTGTCGGAAATCGGGATCGACGTGATGCCTTTACTGGCCGGTGCGGGTGTGCTGGGTATCGCCATTGGTTTCGGGGCGCAAACCCTGGTGAAGGACTTCCTTACCGGGTTTACCATTCTGATTGAAGATCTGCTACAGGTTGACGACGTGGTGACTGTCGGCGGGCGCACCGGTGTGGTAGAGAAAATAACGCTGCGTAAAGTGGAGATGCGCGCTCTGGACGGTACCGTACACACGGTGCCCTTCAGCGAAATCAGCATTGTGGACAACCTCACCAAGGACTATAGCTATTACATGCTCGAGGTCGGCGTCGCCTATCGGGAAAACACCGATGAAGTGGTTTCCTGCCTGCTGGAGATTGATCGGGATCTGCGGGAAAGCGAAGAGTTTGGCCGCTATATTCTGGAGCCACTGGAGGTGCTGGGGGTCGACCGATTTGATGACAGTGCCGTTGTCATCAAGGCCAGAACGCGCACCCGTGCCCACGAAAAGTGGTATGTGGGGCGGGAATTCAACCGTCGGATCAAGCTGGCATTTGATGCGCGCAATATTGAAATCCCATTCCCTCATCAGACGCTGTATTTTGGCGAGAACAAAGACGGGGAAGCCACAACCTCCAACATTCGACTGTTGTCCGGTGCCGACGATACTCAAGGTCGTGCCGGGTCGCAGGACCGGTCTTCCACTCAACCGGTTGCGGCGAAACACGGCGATACCCAGGCCTCCAGTGACCGTGGGCGTACGGCGTCCGCAGGCGTGGCCACGGATGCGGGGGAGGATCCATCGGACTGA
- a CDS encoding DUF1328 domain-containing protein has translation MLGWSIIFLIIALVAALFGFTGIASASAGIAKVIFFIFIVLWLIAVVANAIRGRGPKP, from the coding sequence ATGCTTGGATGGTCGATCATCTTTCTTATTATCGCGCTGGTGGCGGCACTTTTCGGATTCACCGGCATTGCCAGTGCATCCGCGGGTATCGCCAAAGTCATCTTTTTTATCTTTATCGTATTGTGGCTGATCGCCGTGGTCGCAAACGCTATTCGCGGACGGGGCCCCAAGCCCTAA
- a CDS encoding sigma-54 interaction domain-containing protein, with protein MSQRRVFLRIKDAAIRDRVADALVSPVQTEDFSEAGAWLDALLANRYDLAVVDATGCASDALWSLAESPALAECEFFLLSDGTPNEALDKATSRSGGFHFRAPYDIEEISEAIAEVAAELEVESEPVATPTGSQLDQYGLLVGSARPMRKLYRTLRKVAASEANVLVVGESGVGKELVANTLHQASDRSRAPFVAVNCGALSPELVESELFGHTKGAFTGAHKAHEGLFAQAEGGTLFLDEVTEMSLEHQVKLLRVLETGEYRPLGGSQLRNTNVRIVSATNRDPEVAVCEGIFREDLYFRLCQFPVRVPPLRERAGDITGLAQHFLVYRNSEEEAAKTFSAAALQLLEQHPWPGNVRELKYCVERAFILAENVIEPEHIILGDMEADRDSASTVPQVPAGVPLDVLEQAAIERTLAQNDGNKTETAEQLGISVKTLYNKLDKYEKATGDGAPQSATDSFHPE; from the coding sequence ATGAGCCAGCGACGTGTATTTTTGCGAATCAAGGATGCCGCCATCCGCGACCGGGTGGCCGACGCTCTGGTCAGCCCGGTGCAGACAGAGGATTTTTCCGAGGCCGGGGCGTGGCTGGACGCACTGCTCGCGAATCGCTATGACCTTGCGGTTGTAGACGCCACAGGTTGCGCTTCTGACGCACTGTGGTCACTGGCGGAGTCCCCCGCGTTGGCGGAGTGTGAATTCTTTCTCCTCAGCGACGGAACACCCAATGAAGCACTGGATAAGGCGACCTCCCGTTCCGGAGGGTTTCATTTTCGAGCGCCGTATGACATAGAGGAAATCAGTGAGGCGATCGCAGAGGTTGCCGCGGAGCTGGAAGTCGAATCGGAACCGGTAGCGACGCCCACCGGTAGCCAGCTGGATCAGTACGGTCTACTGGTTGGTTCGGCACGCCCCATGCGCAAGCTTTACCGAACCTTGCGCAAGGTGGCGGCATCCGAGGCAAATGTACTGGTGGTGGGTGAGAGTGGTGTCGGTAAAGAGCTGGTGGCCAATACGCTCCATCAGGCCAGCGATCGCTCGCGCGCGCCGTTTGTGGCGGTAAACTGTGGCGCCTTGAGCCCCGAACTGGTGGAGAGTGAACTGTTTGGTCATACCAAGGGCGCTTTTACCGGTGCGCACAAGGCGCACGAAGGGCTGTTTGCCCAGGCGGAAGGCGGCACGCTGTTTCTCGACGAGGTGACGGAAATGTCCCTCGAGCATCAGGTCAAGCTGTTGCGGGTACTTGAGACCGGTGAGTATCGACCATTGGGAGGGAGTCAGCTGCGCAATACCAACGTGCGGATCGTGTCGGCGACAAACCGCGACCCTGAAGTTGCCGTCTGTGAGGGCATTTTTCGCGAAGACCTTTACTTCAGGCTTTGCCAATTCCCGGTCCGGGTTCCCCCTCTGCGCGAGCGTGCCGGTGATATTACCGGTCTGGCGCAACATTTTCTGGTCTACCGCAATAGTGAAGAGGAGGCGGCCAAAACATTCAGTGCCGCGGCTCTGCAGTTGTTGGAGCAGCACCCGTGGCCGGGGAATGTGCGGGAACTGAAATACTGTGTAGAGCGTGCTTTCATACTGGCAGAGAATGTCATCGAGCCCGAACATATTATTCTCGGCGATATGGAGGCAGATCGGGACTCGGCATCCACAGTACCTCAGGTGCCGGCCGGTGTACCACTGGACGTACTGGAACAGGCAGCCATTGAGCGCACACTGGCTCAGAACGACGGAAACAAAACGGAAACAGCCGAGCAATTGGGTATCAGTGTGAAAACCCTGTACAACAAACTGGATAAATACGAGAAGGCCACCGGTGATGGTGCGCCGCAATCGGCAACGGATTCATTCCATCCGGAGTAG
- a CDS encoding BON domain-containing protein, whose amino-acid sequence MQHKIHFSKLTLLSAIAGTAFSFSVLAQAADKAEESAVSDAWLDGKAETVLLLNENLNSFTINTDVSDGVVLLTGEVESKVDRRLAEELITSVDGVKSVKNKLRIANEEPLGNKISREYVDAKIATVVKTRLLMDREVAGTDIDVASENGTIILRGFVTSGAEKDLAEAIARNTNDVDNVENKLKISG is encoded by the coding sequence ATGCAACATAAGATTCACTTTTCCAAACTCACTCTACTTTCTGCCATTGCAGGTACCGCATTCAGCTTTTCTGTTTTGGCACAGGCAGCGGACAAAGCGGAGGAAAGTGCGGTCAGCGATGCCTGGCTCGACGGAAAAGCGGAAACGGTTTTGTTGCTGAATGAAAACCTCAACAGCTTCACCATCAATACTGACGTATCCGACGGCGTGGTGCTGCTTACCGGTGAAGTGGAGAGCAAGGTAGACCGACGCCTCGCGGAAGAATTGATCACCAGTGTCGACGGTGTGAAAAGCGTAAAAAACAAATTGCGCATCGCCAACGAAGAACCCCTTGGGAACAAGATCAGCCGCGAATACGTCGATGCAAAAATCGCCACGGTCGTGAAAACACGACTGTTGATGGACCGCGAGGTGGCCGGTACCGATATTGATGTCGCCTCAGAAAACGGCACCATCATTCTGCGTGGGTTTGTGACGTCCGGCGCTGAGAAGGACCTCGCGGAGGCAATCGCTCGCAATACCAATGATGTGGATAACGTTGAAAATAAACTGAAGATCTCGGGCTAA
- the fghA gene encoding S-formylglutathione hydrolase encodes MLELVSKTQSFDGSQCQYRHDSEVLDCEMRFSLFLPSQAEKDQRFPVLYWLSGLTCTDENFSQKAGAQRMAAELGIALVIPDTSPRGDRVADDEGYDLGKGAGFYVNATQAPWKPHYQMYDYVVKELPALIEANFPVSDRRAISGHSMGGHGALTIALKNPERFTSVSAFSPICNPMACPWGEKALAAYLGADRALWEDYDATVLLSRSTAPLPMLVSQGEEDPFLDEQLKPSALKAAAEAAGYPLKLEFHAGYDHSYYFIATFVEQHLRFHADYLLHKR; translated from the coding sequence ATGCTAGAACTTGTGAGCAAAACACAAAGCTTTGATGGCAGTCAGTGCCAGTATCGGCACGACTCGGAAGTGCTCGATTGCGAAATGCGTTTTTCCCTCTTCCTGCCCTCGCAGGCGGAGAAGGATCAGCGCTTCCCCGTGTTGTACTGGCTCTCCGGCCTCACCTGCACCGATGAAAATTTTTCCCAGAAAGCCGGTGCACAGCGTATGGCTGCGGAACTGGGTATTGCCCTGGTGATTCCGGATACCAGCCCCCGCGGTGACCGGGTGGCGGACGATGAAGGCTATGACCTGGGGAAAGGCGCAGGCTTTTACGTCAACGCCACCCAGGCCCCGTGGAAGCCGCACTACCAGATGTACGACTATGTGGTGAAAGAGTTACCGGCGCTGATCGAGGCCAACTTTCCGGTGAGCGATCGCCGCGCTATCAGTGGGCACTCCATGGGGGGGCACGGGGCCTTGACCATCGCCCTGAAAAACCCGGAGCGCTTCACATCGGTATCCGCTTTCAGCCCCATCTGTAATCCAATGGCCTGCCCTTGGGGGGAAAAGGCACTGGCAGCCTACCTGGGAGCCGATCGGGCGCTGTGGGAAGACTACGATGCGACGGTGCTGCTGAGTCGTTCCACCGCACCATTACCCATGCTGGTATCCCAGGGAGAGGAGGATCCGTTCCTCGACGAGCAACTGAAACCCAGCGCGCTCAAAGCCGCGGCAGAAGCGGCGGGCTATCCACTCAAGCTCGAGTTCCACGCGGGCTACGACCACAGCTATTACTTTATTGCCACGTTTGTTGAGCAGCATCTGCGTTTCCACGCAGACTACCTGCTGCACAAGCGTTGA
- a CDS encoding S-(hydroxymethyl)glutathione dehydrogenase/class III alcohol dehydrogenase — translation MSAEPIQCKAAVAWKAGAPLSIENVEVAPPRAGEVRIKLMATGVCHTDAFTLSGEDPEGVFPAILGHEGGGVVESVGEGVTSVAVGDHVIPLYTPECGECKFCTSGKTNLCQKIRSTQGQGLMPDGTTRFSIDGEPIYHYMGTSTFSEYTVLPEISVAKVNKTAPLEEICLLGCGVTTGMGAVANTAKVEEGASVAVFGLGGIGLATIIGARLAKAGRIIAIDINEGKFELAKKLGATDCINPKNYDQPIQEVIVELTDGGVDYSFECIGNVNVMRSALECCHKGGGESVIIGVAGAGQEISTRPFQLVTGRVWRGTAFGGVKGRSQLPEYVERYLAGEFQLDDFITHTMPLEQINEAFDLMHEGKSIRSVIHYN, via the coding sequence ATGTCAGCGGAACCGATTCAGTGTAAAGCCGCGGTCGCCTGGAAAGCCGGCGCGCCCTTGTCCATCGAAAATGTGGAAGTGGCGCCGCCCAGGGCGGGCGAGGTACGTATCAAGTTGATGGCAACCGGTGTCTGTCATACCGACGCATTCACTCTGTCCGGTGAAGACCCGGAGGGGGTATTTCCAGCGATCCTCGGTCATGAAGGTGGCGGTGTGGTGGAGTCTGTGGGCGAGGGCGTCACCAGTGTCGCGGTGGGTGATCACGTCATTCCGCTGTACACCCCGGAATGTGGCGAGTGTAAATTCTGCACCTCCGGAAAAACCAACCTGTGTCAGAAAATCCGCTCTACCCAGGGGCAGGGATTGATGCCCGACGGCACCACGCGCTTTTCCATCGACGGCGAACCGATTTACCACTATATGGGGACCTCCACCTTCTCCGAGTACACGGTACTGCCGGAAATTTCCGTGGCCAAGGTGAACAAAACGGCGCCACTGGAAGAGATCTGTCTGCTGGGCTGTGGCGTAACCACCGGCATGGGCGCAGTGGCGAACACCGCAAAAGTGGAAGAGGGCGCGAGTGTTGCGGTATTCGGTCTCGGGGGCATCGGGCTCGCCACCATTATCGGTGCGCGCCTGGCCAAAGCGGGGCGCATTATTGCCATCGATATCAACGAAGGTAAATTCGAACTGGCGAAAAAGCTGGGGGCTACCGACTGTATCAACCCGAAAAATTACGATCAGCCGATCCAGGAAGTCATCGTAGAGCTCACCGATGGCGGTGTGGACTATTCCTTTGAGTGCATTGGCAATGTGAACGTAATGCGTTCGGCGCTGGAGTGCTGCCACAAGGGGGGGGGCGAGTCGGTGATCATTGGTGTGGCCGGTGCCGGTCAGGAAATTTCCACCCGCCCGTTTCAACTGGTTACCGGGCGCGTGTGGCGCGGCACAGCATTCGGCGGTGTGAAGGGGCGCTCGCAACTTCCGGAATATGTAGAGCGCTACCTGGCGGGAGAATTCCAGCTGGACGATTTCATCACCCACACCATGCCACTGGAACAGATCAATGAAGCCTTTGACCTGATGCACGAAGGCAAAAGTATTCGCAGTGTCATTCACTACAACTGA
- a CDS encoding tyrosine-protein phosphatase, with translation MNKVVTHTLAAAIAALTLAGCVSTDTMQGNALAEAKEQPAKAQAVDQAIEHTRVLPLEGGRNFRDLGGYTTTDGKTVKWGKLYRSGVLSNLTESDYDYLEDREIATVVDFRSNEERSSEPTDWQAGDIDHLTWDYEMMADWEAEFAKVLRKPDFTREDLVALMDKGYAGLVQQQTPHYKAMFQKLIDSDEALLFHCSAGKDRTGIGAALILTALGVDRATIQQDYLLTNEVIRNSKHDMMQLPEDASEKQQRMYAFFAQLPPEVREVLAGVEASWLETAFAEMERQHGSVEGYIQHALDVDARELALLKARYLQ, from the coding sequence ATGAATAAGGTTGTAACCCATACTCTGGCGGCCGCCATTGCCGCACTGACTCTGGCTGGGTGTGTATCTACCGACACCATGCAGGGCAATGCGCTGGCGGAGGCAAAAGAACAGCCAGCAAAAGCGCAGGCCGTCGACCAGGCGATTGAGCACACGCGGGTATTGCCGCTGGAAGGTGGTCGCAATTTCCGCGACCTGGGTGGCTACACAACCACCGACGGTAAAACCGTCAAGTGGGGCAAACTGTACCGCTCCGGTGTGCTGAGTAATCTGACCGAAAGCGACTACGACTATCTGGAAGATCGTGAAATTGCTACGGTCGTTGATTTTCGTTCCAACGAAGAACGCTCCAGTGAACCTACAGACTGGCAGGCCGGCGACATCGATCACCTGACCTGGGACTACGAAATGATGGCGGACTGGGAAGCGGAGTTTGCCAAAGTACTGCGCAAGCCGGACTTTACCCGCGAGGACCTGGTGGCGTTGATGGACAAAGGCTACGCGGGTCTGGTGCAACAACAGACGCCGCACTACAAAGCCATGTTTCAGAAGCTGATCGACTCAGACGAAGCACTGTTGTTTCACTGTTCCGCCGGTAAAGATCGCACGGGTATCGGTGCGGCGCTGATTCTGACCGCGCTGGGGGTGGACCGTGCCACCATCCAGCAGGATTACCTGCTGACCAACGAGGTGATCAGAAACAGCAAGCACGACATGATGCAGCTGCCGGAGGACGCCAGCGAAAAACAGCAGCGGATGTATGCCTTCTTTGCTCAGTTGCCGCCAGAGGTTCGAGAGGTTCTCGCCGGTGTTGAGGCCTCGTGGCTGGAAACGGCCTTTGCCGAGATGGAGCGCCAGCACGGTTCGGTAGAGGGCTATATTCAGCATGCGCTGGATGTGGATGCCCGGGAGCTGGCGCTGCTCAAGGCCCGCTACCTCCAGTAA
- a CDS encoding TonB-dependent receptor produces MIEFKYNKLSLLISLSLAGAAAPASALAQMQSIDGEAVEEVVVMAQPIRDSQKAAIDAKRDADNTVDIISADTIGRFPDQNLADSLGRVPGLAIERDQGQARYINFRGAPFRYTSLAIDGLSIPGAENGRVPRFDSFPSVITSRIDSNKAIMADMPGSAVSGHINISTFDPFVKDGWAFSTDVGMGNQELGDGDIEKVALRTSWSNENFGFSLFTSENSREQVTDNREYDIDRTDGGEVLVNELDFRSYKVTREDRAYGGRFEFRGDGALERVFVSTLYNEFQDFEERNQYVFDFAGAAEAVGAPQAVGAAAENQFALVGRSLEYGLYENSTFTNTLGADFALGEWHIESRVNFTETENTMFLPIPRSEGGFAMASFDVSDMLDPAVYGLFDPMAQAPIDASDLNYAVNLGMLIGTEMAIDATKVKLDAERELMLFGQDAIVKTGVEMDSREAEGLGFVLSIGGFPSDVNIDDFATNEAWDSQFSNGIAGATYYDNKGLRAAWDAAVGGLDLNPNDSQAIRLQEDIRAGYAMVTTHYDWGNLVLGMRVENTDYLSEGPSGNFEDSFTNVLPSAHLNLDLAEDVKLRMSVSTGVSRPTYSEWRGDDMVDFIQSSVTAGNPSLEAEESVGADLSLEWYAGEASLLSAGLFTRNIDNVIYAQSDVIAGDAYMPEVGADYWVYTQYLNGSNGNMRGAEFNAIAQAADLLPALDGFGVSANLTLLDSEFETVAGERHSLPGTSETIFNASVFYEMEGFSIRLNHQYRDDWLSTTENVGMTDYWAAQERVDLSVSYDLPVAVFGSDVTLYANANNLTDQQDVRYTGDESNPNQVESYGRRYLAGFRVNF; encoded by the coding sequence ATGATCGAATTCAAGTACAACAAGCTGTCCTTGTTGATTTCCCTTTCCCTGGCTGGTGCCGCAGCACCGGCTTCAGCTTTGGCGCAGATGCAAAGCATTGACGGCGAAGCCGTGGAAGAAGTCGTGGTCATGGCGCAGCCCATCCGCGACAGCCAGAAAGCCGCCATCGACGCCAAGCGCGATGCCGACAACACCGTCGACATCATCTCCGCCGACACCATCGGCCGCTTCCCCGACCAGAACCTGGCGGACTCACTGGGTCGCGTTCCCGGTCTTGCCATCGAGCGCGACCAGGGGCAGGCGCGCTACATCAACTTCCGCGGTGCGCCTTTCCGCTACACCTCGCTCGCCATTGATGGCCTGAGCATTCCCGGCGCCGAGAACGGTCGCGTACCGCGCTTTGACAGCTTCCCGTCGGTGATCACCAGCCGCATCGACTCAAACAAGGCGATCATGGCAGACATGCCCGGCAGCGCTGTTTCCGGACATATCAACATTTCCACGTTTGACCCGTTTGTGAAAGATGGCTGGGCCTTCTCCACTGACGTGGGTATGGGCAACCAGGAACTGGGCGACGGCGATATCGAAAAAGTGGCCCTGCGCACCTCCTGGTCCAATGAAAACTTTGGCTTCTCTCTGTTCACCTCTGAGAACAGCCGCGAGCAGGTTACCGATAACCGCGAATACGATATCGACCGCACCGACGGCGGCGAAGTGTTGGTCAACGAGCTGGATTTCCGCAGCTACAAGGTCACTCGTGAAGACCGCGCCTATGGCGGTCGCTTCGAGTTCCGCGGCGACGGCGCACTGGAGCGCGTATTTGTCTCCACCCTGTACAACGAATTCCAGGATTTCGAAGAGCGCAATCAGTATGTGTTCGATTTTGCCGGAGCTGCTGAAGCAGTTGGTGCGCCGCAGGCCGTTGGTGCTGCGGCTGAAAACCAGTTCGCACTGGTAGGTCGTTCCCTGGAGTACGGCCTGTACGAAAACTCCACCTTTACCAATACCCTGGGCGCCGATTTTGCACTGGGTGAGTGGCATATCGAATCCCGGGTCAATTTCACCGAAACCGAGAACACGATGTTCCTGCCGATACCGCGCAGTGAAGGTGGTTTCGCCATGGCCAGCTTCGATGTCAGCGATATGCTGGACCCGGCTGTTTACGGCCTGTTCGATCCGATGGCCCAGGCGCCGATCGACGCCAGCGATCTCAATTATGCCGTTAACCTGGGCATGCTGATCGGTACAGAAATGGCCATTGACGCCACCAAGGTCAAGCTGGATGCCGAGCGTGAACTGATGTTGTTTGGTCAGGACGCTATAGTGAAAACCGGTGTCGAAATGGATTCCCGCGAGGCCGAAGGCTTGGGCTTTGTTCTGTCGATTGGCGGCTTCCCGTCCGATGTGAACATCGACGACTTCGCCACCAATGAAGCCTGGGATAGCCAGTTCAGCAACGGCATTGCCGGCGCGACCTACTATGACAACAAAGGGCTGCGCGCAGCCTGGGACGCGGCCGTCGGCGGCCTCGACCTGAACCCGAATGATTCCCAGGCCATTCGCCTGCAGGAAGACATCCGGGCTGGCTACGCCATGGTCACCACCCACTATGACTGGGGCAACCTGGTACTGGGGATGCGTGTCGAGAACACCGACTACCTGAGCGAAGGCCCCTCCGGCAATTTTGAAGACAGCTTCACCAATGTGTTGCCCAGCGCACACCTGAACCTGGATCTCGCGGAAGATGTAAAACTGCGGATGTCGGTATCCACCGGTGTCAGCCGCCCGACCTATTCCGAATGGCGTGGCGACGACATGGTCGACTTTATCCAGAGCAGCGTGACTGCAGGTAACCCGTCCCTGGAAGCGGAAGAATCTGTGGGCGCGGACCTGTCGCTCGAATGGTATGCCGGAGAAGCCAGCCTGCTGAGCGCCGGCCTGTTCACGCGCAATATCGACAACGTGATCTACGCGCAGAGTGATGTGATTGCCGGCGACGCCTATATGCCAGAGGTCGGGGCCGACTATTGGGTGTACACCCAATACCTGAACGGTAGCAACGGAAATATGCGCGGTGCCGAGTTCAATGCCATCGCGCAGGCGGCCGATTTACTGCCAGCTCTGGACGGGTTCGGTGTGAGTGCCAACCTGACGCTGCTGGACAGCGAGTTTGAAACAGTCGCGGGCGAGCGTCACAGCCTGCCGGGAACCTCGGAGACCATCTTCAACGCCTCGGTATTTTACGAAATGGAAGGCTTTTCCATTCGCCTGAACCACCAGTACCGGGACGACTGGCTTTCCACTACGGAAAACGTCGGCATGACCGACTACTGGGCGGCTCAGGAGCGCGTAGATCTGTCGGTGAGTTACGACCTGCCTGTGGCCGTATTTGGTTCCGACGTCACCCTCTATGCCAATGCCAACAATCTCACCGACCAGCAGGATGTTCGTTACACCGGTGACGAGAGCAACCCGAATCAGGTCGAGAGCTACGGCCGCCGTTATCTCGCAGGCTTCCGCGTGAACTTCTGA
- a CDS encoding host attachment protein, with product MPKAWVLVANHTHARVFEAEKRAGTLTEVESMVYPEGRMKGQELRRDAPGRSFDSQGQGRHAMAEPTNLRKQGAQRFAKDIAHTLEKGRQEGRFSRLYIVAEPSMAGTLRLSMSSPCLATIAGEARKNLSTSDPDEIRAQLPMWL from the coding sequence ATGCCAAAAGCCTGGGTTCTGGTAGCCAACCATACTCACGCCCGTGTGTTTGAAGCGGAAAAACGTGCGGGCACTCTCACCGAAGTCGAATCCATGGTGTACCCGGAAGGGCGCATGAAAGGCCAGGAACTGCGCCGCGACGCTCCCGGGCGCTCGTTCGACAGCCAGGGACAGGGGCGTCACGCCATGGCGGAGCCCACCAACCTGCGCAAACAGGGTGCTCAGAGATTTGCCAAGGATATTGCCCACACGCTGGAAAAGGGCCGTCAGGAAGGGCGCTTCAGCCGTCTGTATATTGTCGCGGAGCCGTCCATGGCCGGTACCCTGCGCCTGTCCATGAGCTCCCCCTGCCTGGCCACGATTGCAGGCGAGGCGCGCAAAAATCTTTCCACCAGCGACCCTGACGAGATTCGCGCCCAACTGCCCATGTGGCTGTAA
- the corA gene encoding magnesium/cobalt transporter CorA, with product MLRLFQIQRGKIKETYAGSDYHSQPLSDAAWIDLQDPEEDERDLLEQLLRTELPESDDVDEIESSARFFTDSAGIHVHSLYLTQSEGRHDTATAAFILQPQRLITVRDSELADFRLLRMRARRNQVEAHNAQELLILLFEQKVENLADALEDNYLKLGEVSHLVLEDEEADLEEAIDHLAKLEDSNGKIRLCLMDTQRSIAFLQRHLKDDPELREDCWGILRDIDTLMSHTTFLFEKINFLMDSTQGFISIEQNKIIKIFSIAAVVFLPPTMVASIYGMNFEHMPELEWLLGYPWALLLMLLAGMAPYLYFKKKGWL from the coding sequence ATGCTGAGACTGTTTCAAATCCAGCGCGGCAAGATCAAAGAAACCTATGCCGGTAGCGATTACCACAGTCAGCCATTGTCTGACGCCGCCTGGATTGATCTGCAGGACCCGGAGGAAGACGAACGGGACCTGCTGGAACAATTACTGCGTACCGAATTACCCGAGTCCGACGACGTCGACGAAATCGAATCGTCCGCGCGCTTCTTTACCGATTCTGCCGGTATCCATGTCCACTCGCTCTACCTGACCCAGAGCGAAGGCCGCCACGACACCGCCACTGCCGCTTTTATCCTGCAGCCCCAGCGCCTGATCACCGTGCGCGACAGCGAGCTGGCCGACTTCCGCCTGCTGCGCATGCGCGCCCGCCGCAACCAGGTGGAAGCGCACAACGCGCAGGAGCTACTGATCCTGCTGTTTGAACAGAAGGTGGAAAACCTCGCCGACGCCCTCGAAGACAACTACCTCAAGCTGGGTGAAGTCAGCCACCTGGTGCTGGAAGACGAAGAGGCCGATCTGGAAGAGGCCATCGATCACCTGGCCAAACTGGAAGACTCCAACGGTAAAATCCGCCTGTGCCTGATGGACACCCAGCGCTCCATCGCCTTTCTGCAGCGCCACCTGAAAGACGATCCGGAACTGCGCGAAGACTGTTGGGGCATTCTGCGCGACATCGACACCCTGATGTCCCACACCACCTTCCTGTTCGAAAAGATCAACTTCCTGATGGACTCCACCCAGGGCTTTATCAGCATCGAACAGAACAAGATCATCAAAATCTTCTCCATCGCCGCCGTGGTCTTCCTGCCCCCCACCATGGTGGCGAGTATTTACGGTATGAACTTCGAACACATGCCGGAACTCGAGTGGCTGCTGGGCTACCCCTGGGCGCTGCTGTTGATGTTGCTGGCGGGTATGGCGCCTTATCTCTATTTCAAAAAGAAGGGTTGGCTCTGA